The Sphaerodactylus townsendi isolate TG3544 linkage group LG02, MPM_Stown_v2.3, whole genome shotgun sequence DNA segment CTGAACAGAGCTATTCTGTGACCTGAGACATACCTCTCATCAGCACACAGTCCACAGAGAAATGGGCAGACAAtatgaatccagccatgaaagccttcgacaatacaatgaacaaTTCACATTTTGGACTAGAATTTATTCTGTATacgcagcagaagaagaagatttggatttatatcccccctttctctcctgtaaggagactcaaaggggctgacaatctcctttctcttctataacaATGTAGTCCATGTCTCAACCCAATTTTCCCAGCCCATGTGAACACACCAAGATTCTAGAACTTGAGAACTTCATGTGCTCCATATCGACCTCAGAGACATGTTAGGAAAAGCAAAAGAAACCTacaaaactcaggccccttccgcacatgcagaatagtgcactttcaatccactttcataattgtttgcaagtggattttgcttttctggacaataaaatccaactgcaaagtagattgaaagtggattgaaagtgcattattcttcctgtgtggaaggggcctcagtgttacccaaagtggtagGAGTATCTTCCTTCTAGAGTGGGGAATTTGTGAGAGCAGGCTCTTGgctagcaaaaggttgggcaagatggagatcttgtttgcctatgttttatggaagtcagcttttgcaaaaaaaattctacaggagagtgaataaaagttaacaattttattaaagaataacataagcacacaataatcaaaacagcagaatacATACACGGTCCTAGGATATAAGTAGTTGAGaagggataggtctggaatagataagggaATTGggggaagtaagggttatagttaCCTGATCTTgcagcagaatggtccaatggaCAGAACTGAGCAATCTGtccttagctctggtagaagaacaatgtgttgtggaGTAATACCACAGACAAAGCggtatccagagatattgaacaaggctACTGGGAGAGAGGTCTCCTTAGGGCAAAAGGGATCctcaggattatgcagagtgccccttaatcttccaggacaaaggggagtcctgcctttccggagaaagacaagagacagacctcaaccttaatggttgaggcatcagcttgatgttccaagcttgggagtgcctgcaAAGAGGAAGGTATCTGATGAAATTACAGCCATATAACAATGACAGTGCAAATGAGGCAGTCATTAGAGAGGTATTAGAGGGAGAAATATTAAGACAACACTAGGCAGGAACACTCAGGGCAAACGCATTAACATGTCCTTTGTCTTTtcaggggtgtatggtccagggctggagatgggaatgctctccaggaCAGGGTCATTGTGCTCTCTTCACCCCTTTAGGAAGGGGGTGAGAAAAGAGCTTTGCATGGCAAATGTGGGCAAGGGCAAGTTCCAGACAAGTTTTTGCTTACtatgtgtccttgtgggtacactaaaCCAATGCAGAGAACGGGCTCCCCATTTTAACagtgcactgctaggcaccccagcATTGGCAGAGATAGGTAGAGGAATGGCTGTCTTAAAAAAGGgatcccccaacccaccatgggtcggTCTGGTAATACCAGACAGATAAAAAGCGATGGTCTAGCAAACCATCACAAGTGGATGGCCTTTTATGGCTTTCCACTTGATATTTGCAGATGAACTGTCCATCACAGACCTTAGACTATCATTATCTGGCACACTTTGCTGTAACCAAGGTAATCAACCCTGCAGTTTACCACCTCCAGTTACCCAATGAAAATCCATCATGAAAATCCACCTAGTTATCCATATATCAGTCCTGGTACTTGATGGTCCTAACATGATTCCACACTGACAAGAACTCCTGTGACTGCTAATCCTGCCCTCCCTGAAATCAACCcccaaaatctacaggaatttcccactcTGGAGGTAGCAGCCTACCAGTGCTGGAGGGGACAGACCTGTATTTCTACCtccttacattattttatttatttatttatttatttatttatttatttatttatttatttatttatttatttatttggcttataaaccaccctcccctggagggctcaggtatATAATTAGTATTTAAAGCCTCATTTCACCCACAACATTTCCTTGAACAAAATCTATGATAAACTGAAAAACTGTTGTGCATTGGCTTTGGTCAGCAGGACAGTTGTTGACCTTCTGAAGATTATAAAATATTGCATAGAAGTTAATTACTGACTAATAATACTGGCTAATACAGCTGGATCATGCAATCTATCATAGTGCTACTGTCTTCCTGGGATGCTGTTTGGATGACCAGTGATCCATACCAGTGTCAGTCCAGGTTCCCAGCAGATGCAAATGTTAGATGCACTAAATCTAAAGTGCTCTTGGTTTGGAAAGCACTTTCAGATAACTGATATGCAGAAGTGTTCTTTGAGTTGGACACAAGAAGTTAAAGATAGCATCAAAGCCTTTTACAAATAATTTTCTGAAGTGAAGTAAAGTTTAGCTACTTTGCCTTGAGTCCATCTCTCCCTTCCCATACCCTTTGGGACCTTATTATCCTCGCTTATGGTGTATTGTTAGTCTATGACATAATATTTCTACTCTAACTTTGTAAAACAGGATATGCTTCATCATCTGTCTGTTCCATCCCCAAAGATACTGTTAGGTGGTAGATTTTACAGGAAGGTCTGAAGACTCACGAGTATATACGAacagggaagatttttttaaatgtgccttTTTAGATGTATGCATATAAAAAGACTATAAAAGGCTTGATTGTTCTCTAGTTGGTTCAGAATTAATTAACTACTGTATTGATAATCAAGGTATGTAGTCGGAAAATCTCCTATTCTTTAGAATACCGGTACTTGAGATACAATCTTTTAAGTACAGGTATTTGAGGTACAATTTTCATCAGTTAACCAAATAGTAGCATAACTCCAAACAGTCTGTGTAAGGCTTCTAGAAACTTTTTGCTTCTAATACTTTGTGTCAGGAACAGTGAGAACCTGCAaaggaaacctgaaaaaaaaacacacacaaggctCTCAAAAAGCATCATACGTGATCAAGGTATGTTGTTCCAGAAGgggcttttattattttgttactTGTATATTTCATACATATATGAAAGTTTGGCAGGCACATTGCTCAACTTTCCCATTGGAATAAATGAGACTGTAAAATGCTGAAAAATGCTTCAAGATAAAAGGAAAGAGGGTACACAGGGGAACCTTTAAGGTTGttggtttatttgttttcttttctttctaaacCTATTAAATTCCTGTAAAGGAGACCATAGCCCTCagtgtgcaaaacctgagcaagactgttcttgataggacattttggaggacactgattcatagtgTTGCTGTGAGTCAGAAGCAACCCGATGGCACTTGACACATACCCAAAACAAACAATGCATGGCACAGAAATACAGTGCAGCAGGATAAACAGGTTATTGCAATAATAACACTAAAAATAATAACAGTTACCAGGCTAAAGTCAGTACATTCCACTGGAGAGATGTGGGAGACCAAAATATGCCTTATAAGCTTGTTCGTAATTCACCACATTTATTAgcacaatacattttcccatatATGGGGCTGCCAATGCAAACTTTTAAGATAATGTCACACGTGAGACATTTCTACTTTAATTATCTTTCATTCAGCTTCAGTTAATCTTCATTATGGAGTAGGTATTAACAGTCCagatttatatttcttttaaactgCATTGGGCAATGCAAGAAATAATTACTAAGACTTTCCACTGAGTGTTGTATATGTTCTAAGTGCGACCAAGTTGTTtgtgatttatggtgatcctgtgaattaatgacctccaaaatgtcctattgttaacaatcTTTCTCAGATCTTGCAAAGCGATCgctacacacacaaaagcataaagcttcagtaattttttttaatgctcccaCTGGTAGAATTATACTGTGAGGGTACAACTTATAGCCTTATGAAGCCAACGAAGTCATGCAAAGAGAGTTAGAAGCCATATTGTTGAGATAATCCCCCAAAGCATGAGTCATTTTAATAATATACTAAAGGAGATTCATCTTGAGGTCTGAGGTTCTTTCACTCATATGCCTCTCTTTTGTTTAGTTGGTTAGTTCAAAATCTAACATCTTGATCAAGTTTCCCATTTTTGCATCAGGATGGACAGCTTATTTAACTGTAAATTCTCATCCTTTTTGAAAAAACCTTTCCCAGGAAATGTATATTATTGTGAAAATTGTTGGCAGAAACATGTCACGGTTGCAGTAACAATCCTTACTTTAACAGGCATAAACCCTAATTCTGCCCTGCTATACGTTGCAAAGTTTTCTAGGAAATAATGATAACAAAACTCTAAGGAACTTATTCTGGGGAACTTCAACACGTCTGGGTTTTAAGCAGTGTGAGCAGAACTGCACCAGCAGAAGGCACCTTCCCCATCTCCCCCCACTCCTTGCTGAAACTTTTTAGTGTCCCCTAAAACTGTGTTCCTGCAGATCAGTGCATCCAAAGGAACAGTGTGGGGGACAAATTGAGGGTGTgcactgaggaggggggggggattggcaaaTTCTTCCTCCTCACCTCCACAGTCCATTATTGGAGCTGCTGCTATATTGTTAGAATGACATTTTAGGATTTGCCACTGTATTTCAGCCAAACCCTATAACTTCCCCCAGTGCTATTACCCCATGAGCAGACTCTTGGATCAGTGCTTAAACACATAGCTGGGATCTCTTCACAATTCCCCCAAAAGGACTGTGCAtcctttaaattttatttcttaaTCTGGCCTCCACCAAAGTTTGGAACAGAAGATTGGAATGTATTCCTCTAATCTGGGGGCAGAAGGGAAACACTGCACAGAAATCATACTGCATCAAAGACAGGATAAAGTGCAATTACCTCCATGTATGGGAAAAGGCAAATGAGAGTGAGCTCATCCCGCCAATTCAAGGGTAATAACAGTGTCTCAGTCAATTGCATTCAGCATTCCACAAACAGTAAcaggatttaatgtattgtcgaaggctttcacggccggattcaactgtttgttgtgggctttccgggctgtgtggccatggtctggtggatcttgttcctaatgttttgccttcatctatggctggcatcttcagaggtgtatcacagagagaagtctgttacgcactgacATGATTTATCCATCAGTTAGGATGGATACATCAATTCATCAGTCTCTGATTCTGGTGTATTTATTTTCCTGACTATGTTTTCCCTTAGAATTAAATCCAAAGTAATGGGGACAATTTAACCTAAGCTTGTAATTCCATTTGAGTTACAAATGTAATCAAGGAGGCAATCTACAGCTCCACTTTCCCCTCTGTGTTATTTTACTGATCTACCAATGTTATTTGAGACTTTTCACTTCATCCCCATCTGCTTTGAGAAGCACCTTATTTCTCCATCTATCTTTACACTTGTGGGATATAAAGTTAGCCCCAAGAATCTCAGGTGGCCCTAAGAATCTTAGATTTGTGTTCCTGTTGCTGAGCCCCATCTCAATAATAGACTCCAGTTATTGGGTCAGCTTAGCCGAGCAGTTCCTTCGATTCAATCAGTTTTCTCTAAACAATCATTCCATGGGCCCCAGTTATAGGCTCCAAACTCCTGGGTGAAAATGAGCCTTGGTGTGCGTGACTTTGCATCATCCTTGCTATCCCAGTGCAGGCGTCTGCAAGGGTTGTGCTCACCTCCTCCacctttccctctctgctgcttTCTCCTTCTTCTGATGAAATCAGCCCAAGACAGACGAGTATATCTttctctgctccccccaccccaatttctcTTCAGACTGTCTTTAAATTAATACTGTTTGTTTAGGTTAAGAATTAATAGAAGTTAGTATTTGTAGAACATTTAATTCATGTGTGTGTCAAATTCTGTATTCAGTTTGCTAATACTCttggctccccaccccctttaaatAAATCCTTAAGAAGAagcggaagaagagtttggatgtatttCTCTGTGGTGCCCCTGGTGCGCTGGAACATTCTCCCTCTGGAGGTCTGACTCTGAATGAGTTTAGGCGCCTGGCCCAGACCACCCACTGAACCTGTGCATATGGGTGACCCCTTCTAGGAGGTGcctccttccccctgccctccccttacACTCCCTTTTATTTTTGGTACCTATACCAGCTCTCTCCTGGTTTTAACCCCAGCCCCAGCCTAAATGCTGAAATTTGCTGGGGTGCGTTCTCGGTGTGTTgatgtttatgtatttttaggaggggGGCTAGGGCGGTGGGTGAGGACAATGTATTAAGATGGTTTTATATGTTTGTATTTGatggtgtttttatgattgtatctTGTCCAGGGACTTTGGTGAGGGGCACGAAATAAAGAcacagaaaagaaataaataaataatttgcttTCAAAACAAGTGGAgtcttgtagcaccttaaagactaaacaCATTTATTATGGCATGAGCTTACATGAGCTTTCTTTCATGCATCTATAGAATATACATTTGGTTATCTAAAATGCCGAGATGAGGTACTACAGGGGGAAAAATGTACCTAAAGCAGATAGCTGTAGCAGATAGTGGCTTCATTGTCTCACTTTAGAACTTATAGAGGATTAGTCTACATATGCAGCAGTTGGTAAAGTTCAGAGGACAGTACCACTTGAGTCTGTGGATGGGAAATCATGTTTTTGAATGCTTGtctatgtaaaaaaaacccatagcaAGCAGAAAATCGATACAGTAAAGAGGGTctggtgtagaccaggggtctgcaacctgcggctctccagatgttcatggattacaattcccatcagcccctgccagcatggccaattgggaattgtagtccatgaacatctggagagccgcaggttgcagacccctggtatagaacctTTCTTCCACCTGTGTTTGTCTGAAATAGTACTTCCCAACACACCACCTCAGAATTCTACCATCTCAGTCTGCTGTAGGTTTAGAATTAATCACCAACAATAGATgggaaaaattaaatatatttattacttGTTATTGCAGGTCATCTAGACATGCATCACACCTTGACGATGAACAACATAAGCAATGTGACTGAATTTGTCCTCTTGGGCCTTACCCATAATGAAGAATTACAGAAAgtttgttttgtgctgtttttgttCTTCTATTTAATAATAGTGTTGGGAAACTCCCTTATAGTTGTCACCATAATTTTCAGCTCTCGCCTGAACTCTCCAATGTATTTTTTCCTCAGCTACTTATCTTTTGTGGACATCTGCTATTCCTCTGTTACAGCCCCCAAAATGATTGCAGACTTCCTTGTTGAGAAGAAAACCATTTCTTTCGTTGGTTGTATAGCACAGCTCTTTGGGGTTCATTTCTTTGGATGTACGGAGATTTTCATCCTCACGGTGATGGCATATGATCGATACATTGCAATTTGTAAACCTCTCCATTATATGACCATTATGACCAGACAAATTTGTGGCCAGATGATGGCAGCCTCCTGGGTCGGAGGTTTCATGCATTCCATGGTGCAAACTCTTATTGTTACTCAGCTTCCTTTCTGTAGACCCAATGAGATTGACCACTATTTTTGTGATGTCCACCCTTTACTGCAACTGGCATGCACAGATACATATATTGTTGGTATCATAGTGGTTGCTAACAGTGGGATGATTGCTTTGAGCTGCTTCTTCATCTTGGTTGTGTCATATATTGTCATCTTGGTATCCCTAAAATCTCATTCTTCAGAAGGGCGCCGAAAAGCTCTTTCTACTTGTGCATCCCATGTCATAGTGGTGATTTTATTTTTTGGGCCATGCACCtttacctaagaacataagagaacataagaacaagccagctggatcagaccagagtccatctagtccagctctctgctactcgcagtggcccaccaggtgcctttgggagttcacatgtaggatgtgaaagcaatggccttctgtggctgttgctcccgagcacctggactgttaaggcatttgcaatctcagatcaaagaggatcaagattggtagccataaatcgacttctcctccataaatctgtccaagccccttttaaagctatccaggttagtggccatcaccacctcctgtggcagcatattccaaaacaccaatcacacgcgttcgtgaagaagtgtttcccttttattaaggttctaattcttccccagcattttcaatgaatgcccctggttctgcagtattgtgagaaagagagagaaaatttctctctgtcaacattttctaccccatgcataattttataggacttccaatcatatcccctcagacgtctcctcctccaaactaaaagagtcccaaactcggCTTTGCAGCCTTTCCTCAAGTAAGAGAAGGTGCTAacgcagtccctcaatcatcctcgtcagccttctctgcaatctctttttctatctcttcgctaatatcctttttgagatgatgctgcgaccagaactgaacacagtacttccaaGTGCGCgctcgcaccacagctttatatataagggcatgacaatctttgcagttttattctctcaattccttctcctaattatccccagcatagagtttgcctcttttTTCACAGGCTGCCACAtacacattgagttgacattcccatggaactatcaactaagacgcccaaatccctttcctggttcagactggatagcactgacccctgtaagcgtgtatgtgaagtttggattttttgcccctatgtgcatcacttttgcattttttgctacattgaactgcatcttgccatttcttagcccactcacctaatttatcaaggtccgcttggagctcctcgcaatcctttgtggttctcaccaccctacataattctggtAGGGTCATCTGCAAAAAatccttggccaccacgctactccacctacttccaggtggtcattttatgaataggttaaagagcacctgGTCCCAAtctcacggatccttgggggacactcactccctacatctccagcattgtgagaatttcccatttacacccactctccTTGCTTcccctgtttctccaaccagttttttaaatccataggagggacttcccctcttattccttccattgcttgagtttttctcaatagtctctggtgaggaacttttgtcaaaagccttttggaaatccaagtagaaccaatgtcctactggttcccccccttatccacatgcctgtttacatccctcaaaaaGAACTCTAGGTAAGctctttgtaagacaggatttgtgcctctgcaaaaagccatgctgactctctttctcagcaggtcttgcttttctacatgttttataatttttatctttaatgacagattctactaatttaccacgTGGAACAGatgtgtcaaactgactggcctgtaacttcccgggtcccccctagatcctttcttaaagattggtgtgacattggccatcttccagctcttcaggggatggagcctggatttcaaggataagttgcatattaaagtgagaagatcagcaatttcatgcttgagctctttaagaactcttggggtGAATGCAAtgatctgggccagggatttggtaacatttagtttatcaatggctgccagaacttcttcctttgtctaccactatctttgtttagttcctcggattctcagggcctcctaagaagcttggttcaggtgcaggaatgttcctcacctcctcttgagtgaagacatgatgcaaagaattcattcagcttttctgcaatctcctatgtcatcttttttagcacaccctttgtttccttttgtcatctaacgggctcttaccgcttcccttgctggcttcctgcttttgatgtacttgaagaactgtttgttgctggttgggggggggggtgggggggggggggggtgggggggggggggggtgggggggggggggggtgggggggggggggggtgggggggggggggggtgggggggggggggggtgggggggggggggggtgggggggggggggggtgggggggggggggggtgggggggggggggggtgggggggggggggggtgggggggggggggggtgggggggggggggggtgggggggggggggggtgggggggggggggggtgggggggggggggggtgggggggggggggggtgggggggggggggggtgggggggggggggggtgggggggggggggggtgggggggggggggggtgggggggggggggggtgggggggggggggggtgggggggggggggggtgggggggggggggggtgggggggggggggggtgggggggggggggggtgggggggggggggggtgggggggggggggggtgggggggggggggggtgggggggggggggggtgggggggggggggggtgggggggggggggggtgggggggggggggggtgggggggggggggggtgggggggggggggggtgggggggggggggggtgggggggggggggggtgggggggggggggggtgggggggggggggggtgggggggggggggggtgggggggggggggggtgggggggggggggggtgggggggggggggggtgggggggggggggggtgggggggggggggggtgggggggggggggggtgggggggggggggggtgggggggggggggggtgggggggggggggggtgggggggggggggggtgggggggggggggggtgggggggggggggggtggggggg contains these protein-coding regions:
- the LOC125426846 gene encoding olfactory receptor 4S2-like, translated to MNNISNVTEFVLLGLTHNEELQKVCFVLFLFFYLIIVLGNSLIVVTIIFSSRLNSPMYFFLSYLSFVDICYSSVTAPKMIADFLVEKKTISFVGCIAQLFGVHFFGCTEIFILTVMAYDRYIAICKPLHYMTIMTRQICGQMMAASWVGGFMHSMVQTLIVTQLPFCRPNEIDHYFCDVHPLLQLACTDTYIVGIIVVANSGMIALSCFFILVVSYIVILVSLKSHSSEGRRKALSTCASHVIVVILFFGPCTFT